The segment GAGCCGGGGCGGGCCTCGACGGCCCAGCGGGAGGCCGGGCCGTTCACGCCGTGCAGGACCATGTCGACGTCGACCTCGCGCAGGTGGGGGCGGGCTTCGCGAACCGTGTACGTCCGGATCGGGTTGCGGTGCTCGTCGGGCAGGCCGCGCCACTGCGTGTACCAGTCCGCGCCGGTCGGCAGGTGGTCGTGGCCGGAGCCGGGCAGCGGGGGGATCAGCTTGATCCGCTGGTCCCAGCCGTTGTTCGCGAAACGGTCCAGGTCGGCGCCGGTGAAGGTGACCCGGAGGAAGTTCGGGCTGAGCCGGGTCACCCGGGAGACCTCCACCGGGAAGAACCGGAACGGGGTCGCCTCGGTGGGCACGACGGTCTGGGTCACGATCGGCCTCCACGCTCGTTTAGGTAACCCTAACCTAACAGCTCGGTGGAGGCACGGCTTGCGGGGGCGGCCGGGGTGGGTGCGCGGGCTTGCTGGCGGCGGGCTTGCTGGCCGTCGGCTTGCTGGCGGCGGGCAGGCTGGCGGCGGGCTGGCTGGGCGCGCGGGGGTGGCCGGATGCACCCGGGATGCACCGGAAGGTTTCTGCGGCGCGGGGCGGGGTGGCCGATTGGTGCGGGTCCAAGGAGAGGAGCAGTCATGCCGCAGAACCCGCTCGGGCCGACCACCATCTCGTTCAGTGACGCCGATTCCGGGGTGCTGTCGTGGCCGGTGGACGACTGGGCGGCGGCTCTGCAGCCGCCCACCGTTCTGGTGGCCGAGGATGACGAGGACATCCGGGAGCTGGTGGTGTTCAAGCTGCAGATGGCCGGGTACCGGACGCTGGCCACCGGCAACGGGCGGACGGCGATGGCTCTGGCGGTCAACGAGCGGCCGCAGCTGATCGTGCTCGACGTGTCGATGCCGGGGCTGGACGGGCTCGGGTTCTGCTACGAGCTGCACTCGTCGCCGCAGACGGCGGACATTCCGGTGATCATCATCAGCGGGCGGGGCAGTCAGTCCGACGTGGACCTCGGCCGGATGGTCGGGGCGGAGGACTATCTCGTCAAGCCGTTCTCGCCGGCCGAACTGTTGCGCCGGGTCGAGCGGTTGTTGCCCGTCTCGGTCTCCTGACCCGCGCATCAGCCCGGCGGCGGCCCTGGGGCCGCGACCGGGCTGATGGTCGCATGGGAGAGCGGGGACTTTTCGCAGACCCGTACGTCATCAAGGTTTTCAGACCCTGAAGCGCTGGACCACCTCGCGCAGTTCGCCGGCCACCTGGGTGAGTTCGCTGACCGAGGCGTCAGCCTCGCCGAGTGCCGCCGTGGTGGCGTGCGCCGCGC is part of the Actinoplanes sp. NBC_00393 genome and harbors:
- a CDS encoding response regulator transcription factor, which translates into the protein MPQNPLGPTTISFSDADSGVLSWPVDDWAAALQPPTVLVAEDDEDIRELVVFKLQMAGYRTLATGNGRTAMALAVNERPQLIVLDVSMPGLDGLGFCYELHSSPQTADIPVIIISGRGSQSDVDLGRMVGAEDYLVKPFSPAELLRRVERLLPVSVS